The proteins below come from a single Rosa rugosa chromosome 2, drRosRugo1.1, whole genome shotgun sequence genomic window:
- the LOC133731384 gene encoding uncharacterized protein At5g19025-like → MAFPTRTSGSLRHVILLFLLIPYLLGFLFFFVAALLFVEFCCGARSRKCDCHGCKGLKKAMEFDLQLQNEECVKTGSKEIDKLPWKGGSDTNPNYECLRSELRKMAPPSCFFEHGVGAPSPSLKAGVPSEAAGIRSDFSNFTLKCNCFCFWNLFVCED, encoded by the coding sequence ATGGCGTTTCCAACGAGGACATCAGGGAGCCTCCGCCATGTGATTCTGCTGTTCCTCCTGATCCCCTACCTCCTcggcttcctcttcttcttcgtcgcCGCCCTCCTCTTCGTCGAGTTCTGCTGTGGCGCCCGATCGCGCAAGTGCGACTGCCATGGCTGCAAGGGCTTGAAGAAGGCCATGGAATTCGATTTGCAGCTGCAGAATGAGGAGTGTGTCAAGACCGGGTCTAAGGAGATCGATAAGTTGCCCTGGAAGGGCGGGAGTGACACCAATCCCAATTACGAGTGTCTCCGGTCCGAGCTCAGGAAGATGGCTCCGCCGTCTTGCTTTTTCGAGCACGGTGTGGGTGCCCCGTCGCCAAGCTTGAAGGCTGGGGTCCCAAGCGAGGCCGCCGGCATAAGAAGTGACTTTTCCAATTTTACCCTCAAATGCAATTGCTTTTGTTTCTggaatttgtttgtttgtgaggATTGA